From a region of the Salvelinus fontinalis isolate EN_2023a chromosome 13, ASM2944872v1, whole genome shotgun sequence genome:
- the LOC129868876 gene encoding V-set and immunoglobulin domain-containing protein 1-like: MSPTLRMALLFSMMGCGHLITVTVPEKFVNVTNGESALLQCTFVTTVQNTSDIIIQWSFDAQTSIGPQQVYYSQSGEDVISKPYEGRLKAPTYPTTSNASITISNMQVSDAGAYTCEVHNFPDVNGKTEATIIVNVLERPSVPFCAVHGDVESGHLVTLTCHSERGSPTPTYTWIRVDQDKTKTPVMGNTDPKIGSLYFRNISQFEFGEYCCSASNAVGSATCTVELNHELRDGAIAGAVIGALLGAVLIILIIWYMTHSMKKQKYKASKSTKMQAIPKSSATVAYEGVPTRGSGHQAYVTSGGVPMATNSHVHSDADGEKAEA, encoded by the exons ATGTCACCTACACTGAGAATGGCGCTGCTGTTCAGCATGATGG GATGTGGGCATTTAATCACAGTGACGGTTCCCGAGAAATTTGTGAACGTGACAAATGGTGAAAGTGCTCTTCTCCAGTGCACGTTTGTTACCACCGTTCAGAACACGAGCGACATCATCATCCAGTGGAGTTTTGATGCCCAAACCTCCATTGGGCCACAGCAG GTGTATTACTCTCAGTCAGGAGAGGACGTTATTTCTAAACCGTATGAAGGCAGGTTGAAGGCTCCCACCTATCCAACTACTAGCAATGCCTCAATAACAATAAGCAACATGCAAGTGTCAGATGCAGGGGCCTACACCTGCGAAGTCCACAACTTCCCTGATGTCAATGGGAAGACTGAGGCCACTATCATTGTCAACGTTCTTG AGAGGCCATCTGTGCCTTTCTGTGCTGTCCATGGTGATGTGGAGTCTGGTCACCTGGTTACCCTCACCTGCCACAGTGAGCGGGGAAGCCCCACCCCCAcctatacctggatcagagtggaTCAGGACAAGACCAAGACACCTGTAATGGGGAACACTG ATCCGAAAATAGGATCCTTGTATTTCAGAAACATATCCCAGTTTGAGTTTGGAGAGTATTGTTGCAGTGCCTCTAACGCTGTAGGATCTGCTACTTGCACTGTGGAGCTCAACCATG AGTTAAGAGACGGGGCCATTGCTGGTGCAGTCATTGGAGCACTTCTTGGAGCTGTCCTTATTATCCTTATTATCTGGTACATGACACACTCCATGAAGAAGCAGAAATACAAGGCTTCAAAGTCAACAAAGATGCA AGCCATCCCTAAGAGTTCGGCCACAGTGGCATATGAAGGCGTCCCTACCAGGGGGAGTGGCCATCAAGCCTATGTGACCTCCGGAGGGGTTCCCATGGCAACAAACAGCCACGTCCATTCTGACGCTGACGGAGAGAAGGCCGAAGCTTAG